TTATGATCCTGGAAGAGGGGGAATCCGAGCCACGTTATTTTAGTAGGGATTTGATGTGTCCCAGTACGGGTATCTCCTACCCCACACCGGAACCCAACACGTTCTCCTTCAACTCCCCAAAGGGAATGTGCCCTGAATGCAATGGACTCGGCCATGTATATGAAGTGAACGAGGAAAAAATATTTCCCAATAAAAAACTGTCCATAAAAGCCGGCGGTATCGCCCCATTGGGGGAATACAAACGCTCCTGGGCCTTTAAACAGTTGGAAACCATTGGCCAACGTTATGGTTTTGACCTGGAAACACCCATTGAAAAAATTCCTGCCGAAGCCATGGACGTCATTCTCAATGGTGGTAAGGAAAGTTTTTCCGTGAATTCCAAAACACTGGGGGTGAGAAGGGAATACAGTATTGATTACGAGGGTATTTCCAATTTTATAAAAAATCAGTTTGAAGAGGCCAATTCCACTTCAATAAAACGATGGGCAAAGGAATATATGGACAAGATCTGTTGCCCCAGTTGCGAAGGCTCAAGATTGCGCAAAGAATCCCTCTACTTTAAAATCCAGGGCAAGAATATTGCAGAATTGGCGCAGATGGATATTGCCGAATTGGCTGCCTTCTTCAATACCCTGAACAATACATTGGAAGGTAACCAAAAGAAAATCGCCGAGGAAATAGTCAAGGAAATTAACGCCAGGATTGGATTTCTGCTCGATGTAGGTTTGGATTACCTCTCCTTGAATCGGGGTTCCAAAACCCTATCCGGAGGAGAGGCGCAACGCATCCGTTTGGCCACGCAGATCGGCTCCCAATTGGTTGGGGTACTTTACATCTTGGATGAACCCAGTATTGGACTGCACCAAAGGGACAACGCACGTTTGATCCAGAGCTTGCAGTCGCTCAGAAATATTGGCAATTCGGTTATCGTTGTAGAACATGACCGGGATATGATAGAAGCTGCGGACCATGTAATTGACATTGGGCCTAAAGCCGGAAAACACGGTGGCGAAATCATTTCGGAAGGCCCACCCGAGGAATTGACCTCCCATCATACCCTAACAGCGGATTATATTACTGGGGAAAGGGAAATTGAAGTACCGTCAAAACGCAGGAAAGGGACCGGTAAAAAGATTACCCTTTCAGGTTGTACGGGAAACAACTTAAAGAATATAAGTGTTGATTTTCCCTTGGGCAAAATGATTGGTGTGACCGGGGTCTCCGGCAGTGGAAAATCCACCTTGATCAATGAGACGCTCTATCCAATCATGAACGCCCATTATTTTAATGGTGTTAAAAAACCCATGCCCTACAAAAAGATTACCGGCCTGGAACATATCGATAAGGTAATCGATATCAACCAATCCCCCATAGGACGTACACCGCGTTCCAATCCAGCTACCTATACGGGTGTATTTAGTGAAATACGCTCCTTGTTTTCAAAGACCACTGAGGCCACCATTAGGGGATACAAACCAGGACGGTTCAGCTTTAATGTCCAAGGAGGACGATGTGAAACCTGCCAGGGTGGTGGATTGAAAATCATTGAAATGAATTTCCTCCCCGATGTTTATGTGGAATGTGAAACTTGCAACGGCAAGCGTTTTAATCGGGAAACCCTGGAGATTCGTTACAAAGGCAAGTCCATTGCCGATGTTTTGGAAATGACGATTGACGAAGCCGTGGATTTTTTTGAAAACATTCCTAAAATCCATCGAAAACTAAAGACCATTAAGGATGTAGGTCTGGGCTATATTTCATTGGGACAGCAATCCACCACATTGTCCGGTGGGGAGGCCCAGCGCGTAAAACTGGCCACGGAACTGTCCAAAAGGGATACGGGCAATACCTTTTACATTTTGGACGAACCTACTACAGGCCTGCATTTTGAGGACATCCGTGTTTTGATGGAAGTATTGAATAAGTTGGTCGACAAAGGCAATACCGTCCTTGTCATAGAACACAATATGGATGTCATTAAAATGATGGACCATATTATTGATATTGGTTACGAAGGAGGACGTGGCGGTGGTATGGTCGTTGCCAAAGGAACACCGGAACAGGTAATTAAAAATGGAAAGGGTTACACTGCCCAATTTTTGAAGAAAGAATTGGAAAACTCCAATAAAAAAATAGCCAAAGCCGTTTATACAGAATAGTATGAGAAAAGAACAGCACCATAAAGGCTGGAACGAAATCAAAACCAATGATTCGTGGGCCATTTTTAAGATAATGGGTGAATTTGTCAATGGGTTTGAACGGATGAGCCTCATAGGTCCCTGCGTGTCCATTTTTGGTTCAGCAAGGATACGCCCTGGCGATACCTACTATGAACTGGCAGTGAATGTAGCCAGGCGTATTGCAGAATCGGGATACGGCGTTATCACCGGAGGTGGTCCGGGTATCATGGAAGCAGGTAATAAGGGAGCGAATATGGCCGGGGGAACTTCTGTGGGCCTAAACATCGATCTTCCTTTTGAACAACATGATAATCCCTTTATTGATTCCGATAAAAGTTTGGATTTTGACTATTTCTTTGTCCGAAAGGTAATGTTTGTGAAGTACAGTCAAGGTTTTGTGGTCATGCCAGGTGGTTTTGGGACTTTGGATGAGCTTTTTGAGGCGATGACATTGATCCAAACCAACAAAATACACACTTTTCCCATCATTTTGGTTGGTACCGAATTCTGGAGTGGCCTGCTGGACTGGATTAAAAGTACCATGCTGGAAGCAGGAAACATTAGCGCCCACGACATGGATCTGATTCGGCTTGTGGATACGGAAGATGAAGTGGTTGAAATTATAGATGCCTTTTACAAGGGCAATACCTTAAGTCCCAATTTTTAAACCCGTAAGCGCTCTTGAAAGTTCCCTTTGTCCATTACACCTTGTTTTTAGCGATTGTCCTGTATGGTTTACCAGGACATGCCCAGCATAAAAATAGGGTCACGGCCACTTTACGGGGAGAGGACCACACCATTACCATCAGTCAACAGTTTTCCTATACCAACCAATCCCAGACAGGATTGAATGTTTTGTATTTCAATGATTGGAACCATTCGTATTCCAGCAAAAAAACAGCGCTTGCCAAAAGGTTTGGCGAAGAGTTCAATAGGAGTCTTCACCTGGCCAAGGATAAGAACAGGGGCTTCACGGAAATCACGAGTATAGTTGATAAGGACTACCGGGGATTGGAATGGGAAAGAACCGAGGAAAGGGAAATTATTAGGGTGACCCTTGCCGAAACCCTGGAGCCAGGGGCATCAATCGATTTGTTTTTTACCTATGATGTGGATTTGCCCAGTAGCCGCTATACCGATTATGGCCATGGCTATATGGGGGGATATTATTTACGGGATTGGTACCTTACCCCAGCAGTTTTTGATAAAGAGTGGAAACTCTATGCCAATAAGGACTTGAATGACCTGAATACCGAAATTACCGATACGGAAATACGATTAAATTTTCCAAAGGGATTACATCTGGCCACCAATTATGAAGTGGTCACGCTTACCAATATTTCTATAAGCAACCATGCCTATCTCACGGCAAAAAATCGAAAGAATTGCCAGATTGTGCTTACACCGGAAAAGCGGTTTACAACCCATGCCACATCCTTCCTAACGGTAACTACCGATATAGAAGCTTCAAAATACGATAAGACCTCACAGGGCATCTCCATTGATAGGGTGGCAAACTTTATCGAAAGGAATTTGGGGCACTATCCCCATAAGAACCTATTGGTGGCCGAAGTGGATTATGCCAGAAACCCCTTATATGGATTGGGACTATTGCCCAGTTTTATAAGGCCCTATCGTGAGCAGTTCCAATTTGAGATGAAATTCCTCAAAACGGCTTTGTACAATTTTGTGGAAGAGACCTTGTTTTTGGATGAGCGCAAGGAGCGATGGGTTCATGATGGAATTGTCAATTACCTCATGATCAAGTACGTTGATGAATATTATCCCGATCAAAAGTTTACCGGAAAACTATCCAAGGTATGGGGCTTTCGTTCCTACAATCTGGCCCAAATGCATTTTAATGAGCAATATTACCTTTTGCAAATGACGTCTGTAAGACGAAATGATCATCAGCCGCTCTCTACCCCCAACGATTCCCTAACACGCTGGAACCAGAAGATTGCCAACCGCTATAAGGCCGGGCTCGGTTTGGCCTATCTTGGTGAATATATAGGTTATGAACATGTGGACAACAGTATTACCGAGTTTTTTGAGGAATTTAAACTAAAGCCACATGTCAATGCATTGGACATGGAACGTATCCTTAAAAAGAGATCGGAAAAAGATATCAACTGGTTTTTTGATGAGTATGTCGCCCTCCGTAATAATATTGACTTTAAAATCAAAAAAGTATCAAAAACGGAGGATTCCATTTCCTTCACCATTAAAAATAAAACGGGCAGTAAGGTCCCCATATCACTTTTTGGACTCCAAAAAGATTCCATCGTTTCAAAATACTGGTTTACGGGCATCGACACCACCAGTAGTTTTACGGTTCCCAACAACGGTGAAAACCGGTTGGTGCTGAATTACGACAAAAAAATTCCTGAGGTAAACCAGGACAATAACTGGAAGAGTCTCAACGGTTTTTTTTCCAGCAATAAAAAATTACAGTTCCGTTTTTTTAAGGACACCGAAAACCCCTATTACAACCAATTGTTTTACGTGCCCGAATTTAAATTTAATGTCAACGATGGCCTGTCTGCCGGGGTTAGTTTAAACAACAGGCCTTTTATCTTAAGACCTTTCTCTTTTGACATTAAGCCGAGGTATGCCACAAAAGAAAGATCCATAGTCGGTAGTGCAAACCTTACCAAGCGGCAGTTTTTCAATGAGGGAAAGTTGAATTTCATCAGTTATTCCCTTAGTGGCGGAACTTCTTTTTTTGATGAAAGATCCCGATTTACCACCATTACCCCTTCCATAAACTTTGTTTGGCGTCCTGAGGATTTTATTTCCAATCGGAGGCAATTTATGTTTTTTAGGGTGCGAAATGTATTTCGGAACATTGACGAAAACATTATTGACCAAATCGATACCGAACCCGATTTTACGGTCTTTAACCTACGTTACGGAGATATCGACAACAATATTCTCCGGTTTCGTTCATGGATTGTTGATGCTCAGGTAGCAGGGGATTTTTCAAAAGTGTCCTTTGAATGGGAACAACGTACCCTGTTCGACAATAATCGCCAATTGAATTTACGACTCTATGCCGGAAAATTCATTACCAACAATTCGAACTCTGATTTTTTTAGTTTTGCCCTAGATCGTCCAACGGATTATTTATTTGACCTACCCTATCTCAACAGATCTCAAAATGCCACAGGCTTTACCAGTCAGCAATTCATTTTGGCGGAAGGGGGATTCAAATCCATTTTTGACGATCGTTTTGGCAATGATTGGATACTTACGGGGAATCTTAGCTTTAACCTTTGGCAATGGCTGGAGTTATATGGGGACATTGGAGGTATAAAGGATCAGGATGAACGGGCAAGATTCAAGTATGGCTATGGGGTGCGTTTGAATTTGGTAACGGACTTTTTTGAACTGTATTTTCCCATTTATTCCAACAACGGTTACGAAATTGCACAGCCCAATTATGGGGAACGTATCCGATTTGTAGTTACGGTAAGTCCAAGAATACTAACGGGACTGTTTACAAGACGATGGTTTTAATTGCGAAATCAACAATATTTCCTTCACAAAGGAAGCTTTAATTGTTATTTTCTTCTTTTAAAGCGCCATTTTTTGCTATTTTAAGAATAAAATATGACAAAAGTCGTTTTTTTAAAAGCGCTCTTTTTGATATTTTTGCACCAAATTCCTAACTAGATGAAAACTGACCCTAAAACAAGCAATGACATTTCGTTTGAGGATTTTAAAGATCAAATCTTAAATGATTACAGGATTGCCGTTGTGAGTAGGGAATGCAGTCTCCTGGGCCGTAGGGAGGTTTTGACCGGAAAGGCAAAATTTGGGATTTTTGGAGATGGTAAGGAGTTGCCACAGTTGGCAATGGCCAGGGCTTTTAGGGACGGTGATTTTAGAAGTGGTTATTACAGGGACCAAACATTTATGATGGCTTTGGGCTATTTGGGGCCAAAAGAATTCTTTCATGGATTGTATGCCACTACGGATTTGAACAAAGATCCCATGAGTGCCGGTCGCCAAATGGGAGGACATTTTGTGACACACAGTCTTAACGAAGATGGGACATGGAAGGATTTGACCAAACAAAAGAACAGTAGTGCGGACATCTCCTGTACCGCTGGACAGATGCCCCGTTTATTAGGTTTGGCCCAAGCCTCCAAAATATATAGGGAGGTTCCGGAAATTGACCCAACCAATTTCTCCAATAACGGGAATGAAGTTGCTTGGGGAACCATAGGAAATGCCAGTACCAGTGAAGGGCACTTTTTTGAGACCTTAAACGCTGCAGGAGTTATGCAGGTACCCATGGTCATCAGTATTTGGGACGATGAATATGGGATATCCGTACCCCAGGAGTTCCATACCATAAAAAGTGATATTTCCGAAGCATTGAGTGGATTCCAAAAAACCGATACAAAAAATGGGTTTGAACTTATAAAAGTACCTGGTTGGGATTATACGGCATTGATACATGCCTATGAAAATGCATCGGATAGTGCAAGGGAATCCCATATCCCCGTATTAATACACGTAACCGAGCTTACCCAACCCCAGGGGCATTCAACTTCGGGCTCCCACGAACGATATAAAAGTGCCGAGCGCCTTGAATGGGAACGCGAAAATGACTGCAATAAACGGTTCCGGGAATGGATTATCCAAAACAACATCGCCGGAGAGGAGACCTTAAAGAATATTGAGAAGTCCTGTAAACAGGAGGTAAGAAATGCCAAGAAGGAAGCATGGGCCGAGTTCCTATCCCCCAATCTTACCGAGAAAAGGAGGGTTATAGGGCTTTTGGAAAACCTGGCAGCTTTCAGCCCCAATAAATCGTTTATCAATAAGGTCAAAAATGATCTCATTGCCATAGATGAACCTATTAAAAGGGATTTGGTTTCCCATGCTAGAAAGTCTTTGCGATATGTCATTGGGGAGGAAAACGAATCCAAAAAAGCACTGCAGGCCTGGGTAAATGGTTACCTTACGAAAACACAACCAAAATACAGTTCACATCTTTATAGTGAACTCCCAAGCAATGCCACCAAAATACCCGAAGTCAAACCCGTTTACGCAGAAAATGGGGAAACAGTTGATGGAAGAATCATCCTCAGGGACAATTTCGACAAACTTTTTGAAAAATATCCCAAAGCCCTTGTTTTTGGGGAGGATACCGGAAATATTGGGGACGTAAACCAAGGACTGGAAGGTTTGCAAAACAAATATGGAAAATTACGCATCGCAGATACTGGAATACGGGAGACCACCATTGTCGGACAGGGCATCGGAATGGCCCTTCGGGGATTAAGGCCCATTGCGGAAATTCAATATTTGGACTACATCCTTTATGCCATTCAAACCTTGAGCGATGACCTGGCGACCCTTCACTACCGAACGGTAGGTAAGCAAATGGCCCCATTGATTATCCGTACCCGGGGACATCGATTGGAAGGTATCTGGCACTCCGGGTCCCCAATGGGTGGATTGGTTCATTTGTTGCGTGGGATGCATATCCTGGTTCCAAGAAACATGACCAAAGCTGCTGGTTTTTACAATACCCTTATGCAGGGTAATGAGCCTGCCCTGGTTATTGAAAGCTTAAATGGATATCGCTTAAAAGAACCAAAACCTACCAACCTTGGGAAATTCCGTACACCAATAGGTGTTGTGGAAACCGTTAAGGAAGGAACCGATATTACCTTGGTGTCCTACGGCTCCACATTGCGAATGGTACTTAAAGTGGCCAAGGAGCTTTTGGAAGTTGGTATTGATGCTGAAGTCATTGATGCCCAATCACTGCTTCCTTTTGATATTCATCACGACGTGGTAAAAAGTATTCAGAAGACCAATAGGTTATTGGTCATTGATGAGGACGTTCCCGGAGGTGGGTCCGCTTACCTGTTGCAGGAAATTGTGGAAAAACAAGGCGCCTATCACTATCTGGACAGTGCACCGCAAACCTTATCCGCCAAAGCGCATCGTCCCGCCTATGCCACGGATGGTGATTATTTTTCAAAACCCAACGAAGAGGATATTTTTGAAAAGGTGTATGCCATTATGCACGAAGCGCAACCGAATGATTATCCAAGTTTGAGATAAAAGATTTCATTCCTTGGGGCCAGCACAGTTCGCGACTTGTGATTTTAAAAGTTATCAAAAATAAAATCACAATTTGCAATATAGCTTCTGTCACCTCCTTTATTGCCTTACAGTGAACTACCAGCACTTGAGCAGGAGTTACATTTCCCTAAAAGTCCTTTCTGTTTTCTGAAGTAATCCATACTTGCCGACTAAAACTCAAAGCATTCTTGTTGCAAAAAACATCAAGCCAATGTAACGTGACAATGCTTACGAAGCAAGAGATCGGAGGGTAATGGTACCTGTAGCTGGTATTCAATATTCCAAAGCATACAAAAAGCCCTGGAGCCACATGGTAGCTTTAATAAACCCAACATTTATCCATTGGAAAACCAGATAGATTTAAAGTTCTTCAAGGTTTTTATCCCAGTAAAGTTGGAACGGAATAGTGTTAAAGTGGTTACAAACACTTAAAAAAAGGGGGCAAACCCATTGTGCCTATTGATGAAATATAAAAAACAAAAGATATTTATCCCTTACTGTGCAAGACACAAGCAGTGAGCATTGATAGCGAAGGACTTGAACCAATCCTGACCAAAAAACAACTGAAATTAAAATGATACAAAGAATTATAACAACCCCATTTCAAAAATTTGTTAAAGCGGAGAGTTTAGCAGGGATCTTGCTTTTTGGAACAACCATAATTGCCCTTATCTGGGCAAATTCACCTTATGGCGGGTATTATGAAGGTTTATGGAAACAAACCATCGGAATTTCTATTCAAAACTTTGAGTTAAAGAAACCATTGATTCTTTGGATAAATGATGGATTAATGTCGATCTATTTCTTTGTAATAGGTTTGGAACTAAAAAGGGAACTACTTATTGGAGAGCTCAATAAAGTAAAAAAGGTAATCTTTCCTTTTATTGCTGCATTAGGTGGTATTATAGTGCCTGTTGGTTTGTATTTTGTTTTAAATCAAGACCCCGAAACAGAAAAAGGTTGGGCAATTTCAATGGCTACCGATATCGCTTTTGCACTGGCATTTTTAAGCACATTGGGTAAACGCATTCCAATTAGCCTTAAAGTATTTCTAATTGCTTTTGCCATTATAGATGATATAGCGGCCGTTCTCGTTATTGCCTTATTTTATAGTGTAAATGTAAGTTGGAGCTATGTTCTATTTGGCCTTCTGCTGATAACGCTTTTGGCCATTCTTTACCATACAAAAAGGTATTCTTTTGCCATAGGAATAGTTTTGGCAATCATTATTTGGTTCCTATTTTTGAAATCCGGTGTTCATCCTACAATTGCTGGGGTTC
The sequence above is a segment of the Muricauda sp. SCSIO 64092 genome. Coding sequences within it:
- a CDS encoding TIGR00730 family Rossman fold protein, which translates into the protein MRKEQHHKGWNEIKTNDSWAIFKIMGEFVNGFERMSLIGPCVSIFGSARIRPGDTYYELAVNVARRIAESGYGVITGGGPGIMEAGNKGANMAGGTSVGLNIDLPFEQHDNPFIDSDKSLDFDYFFVRKVMFVKYSQGFVVMPGGFGTLDELFEAMTLIQTNKIHTFPIILVGTEFWSGLLDWIKSTMLEAGNISAHDMDLIRLVDTEDEVVEIIDAFYKGNTLSPNF
- the nhaA gene encoding Na+/H+ antiporter NhaA, translated to MIQRIITTPFQKFVKAESLAGILLFGTTIIALIWANSPYGGYYEGLWKQTIGISIQNFELKKPLILWINDGLMSIYFFVIGLELKRELLIGELNKVKKVIFPFIAALGGIIVPVGLYFVLNQDPETEKGWAISMATDIAFALAFLSTLGKRIPISLKVFLIAFAIIDDIAAVLVIALFYSVNVSWSYVLFGLLLITLLAILYHTKRYSFAIGIVLAIIIWFLFLKSGVHPTIAGVLLAFTIPLKRKINMKLYSVQLSIISKKLMSVSNSGKKHLLSKTEINYIDNLDNLTFEVRSPLQYLEHKLHSLIAYFILPIFAFANAGVFISLDSDFNFSLLINIAISLFVGKMIGVALFSYLGNKLGIIELPAGVNYKQILGISAIAGIGFTMSIFIGNLAFYGDSVNINSAKIGIIIGSITSAMVGYTILRLTSSNK
- a CDS encoding thiamine pyrophosphate-dependent enzyme yields the protein MKTDPKTSNDISFEDFKDQILNDYRIAVVSRECSLLGRREVLTGKAKFGIFGDGKELPQLAMARAFRDGDFRSGYYRDQTFMMALGYLGPKEFFHGLYATTDLNKDPMSAGRQMGGHFVTHSLNEDGTWKDLTKQKNSSADISCTAGQMPRLLGLAQASKIYREVPEIDPTNFSNNGNEVAWGTIGNASTSEGHFFETLNAAGVMQVPMVISIWDDEYGISVPQEFHTIKSDISEALSGFQKTDTKNGFELIKVPGWDYTALIHAYENASDSARESHIPVLIHVTELTQPQGHSTSGSHERYKSAERLEWERENDCNKRFREWIIQNNIAGEETLKNIEKSCKQEVRNAKKEAWAEFLSPNLTEKRRVIGLLENLAAFSPNKSFINKVKNDLIAIDEPIKRDLVSHARKSLRYVIGEENESKKALQAWVNGYLTKTQPKYSSHLYSELPSNATKIPEVKPVYAENGETVDGRIILRDNFDKLFEKYPKALVFGEDTGNIGDVNQGLEGLQNKYGKLRIADTGIRETTIVGQGIGMALRGLRPIAEIQYLDYILYAIQTLSDDLATLHYRTVGKQMAPLIIRTRGHRLEGIWHSGSPMGGLVHLLRGMHILVPRNMTKAAGFYNTLMQGNEPALVIESLNGYRLKEPKPTNLGKFRTPIGVVETVKEGTDITLVSYGSTLRMVLKVAKELLEVGIDAEVIDAQSLLPFDIHHDVVKSIQKTNRLLVIDEDVPGGGSAYLLQEIVEKQGAYHYLDSAPQTLSAKAHRPAYATDGDYFSKPNEEDIFEKVYAIMHEAQPNDYPSLR
- a CDS encoding metalloprotease produces the protein MKVPFVHYTLFLAIVLYGLPGHAQHKNRVTATLRGEDHTITISQQFSYTNQSQTGLNVLYFNDWNHSYSSKKTALAKRFGEEFNRSLHLAKDKNRGFTEITSIVDKDYRGLEWERTEEREIIRVTLAETLEPGASIDLFFTYDVDLPSSRYTDYGHGYMGGYYLRDWYLTPAVFDKEWKLYANKDLNDLNTEITDTEIRLNFPKGLHLATNYEVVTLTNISISNHAYLTAKNRKNCQIVLTPEKRFTTHATSFLTVTTDIEASKYDKTSQGISIDRVANFIERNLGHYPHKNLLVAEVDYARNPLYGLGLLPSFIRPYREQFQFEMKFLKTALYNFVEETLFLDERKERWVHDGIVNYLMIKYVDEYYPDQKFTGKLSKVWGFRSYNLAQMHFNEQYYLLQMTSVRRNDHQPLSTPNDSLTRWNQKIANRYKAGLGLAYLGEYIGYEHVDNSITEFFEEFKLKPHVNALDMERILKKRSEKDINWFFDEYVALRNNIDFKIKKVSKTEDSISFTIKNKTGSKVPISLFGLQKDSIVSKYWFTGIDTTSSFTVPNNGENRLVLNYDKKIPEVNQDNNWKSLNGFFSSNKKLQFRFFKDTENPYYNQLFYVPEFKFNVNDGLSAGVSLNNRPFILRPFSFDIKPRYATKERSIVGSANLTKRQFFNEGKLNFISYSLSGGTSFFDERSRFTTITPSINFVWRPEDFISNRRQFMFFRVRNVFRNIDENIIDQIDTEPDFTVFNLRYGDIDNNILRFRSWIVDAQVAGDFSKVSFEWEQRTLFDNNRQLNLRLYAGKFITNNSNSDFFSFALDRPTDYLFDLPYLNRSQNATGFTSQQFILAEGGFKSIFDDRFGNDWILTGNLSFNLWQWLELYGDIGGIKDQDERARFKYGYGVRLNLVTDFFELYFPIYSNNGYEIAQPNYGERIRFVVTVSPRILTGLFTRRWF
- the uvrA gene encoding excinuclease ABC subunit UvrA codes for the protein MINYEENIEVKGARVHNLKNIDVTIPREKLVVITGLSGSGKSSLAFDTIYAEGQRRYIETFSAYARQFLGGLERPDVDKIDGLSPVIAIEQKTTSKSPRSTVGTITEVYDFLRLLFARASDAYSYNTGEKMVSYSDEQIKQLIVQAYEGKKINVLAPVIKSRKGHYRELFEQIGKQGFVKARVDGEILDIVKGLKVDRYKTHDIEIVIDRLKITAGEELDKRLTETINTAMYSGNNVLMILEEGESEPRYFSRDLMCPSTGISYPTPEPNTFSFNSPKGMCPECNGLGHVYEVNEEKIFPNKKLSIKAGGIAPLGEYKRSWAFKQLETIGQRYGFDLETPIEKIPAEAMDVILNGGKESFSVNSKTLGVRREYSIDYEGISNFIKNQFEEANSTSIKRWAKEYMDKICCPSCEGSRLRKESLYFKIQGKNIAELAQMDIAELAAFFNTLNNTLEGNQKKIAEEIVKEINARIGFLLDVGLDYLSLNRGSKTLSGGEAQRIRLATQIGSQLVGVLYILDEPSIGLHQRDNARLIQSLQSLRNIGNSVIVVEHDRDMIEAADHVIDIGPKAGKHGGEIISEGPPEELTSHHTLTADYITGEREIEVPSKRRKGTGKKITLSGCTGNNLKNISVDFPLGKMIGVTGVSGSGKSTLINETLYPIMNAHYFNGVKKPMPYKKITGLEHIDKVIDINQSPIGRTPRSNPATYTGVFSEIRSLFSKTTEATIRGYKPGRFSFNVQGGRCETCQGGGLKIIEMNFLPDVYVECETCNGKRFNRETLEIRYKGKSIADVLEMTIDEAVDFFENIPKIHRKLKTIKDVGLGYISLGQQSTTLSGGEAQRVKLATELSKRDTGNTFYILDEPTTGLHFEDIRVLMEVLNKLVDKGNTVLVIEHNMDVIKMMDHIIDIGYEGGRGGGMVVAKGTPEQVIKNGKGYTAQFLKKELENSNKKIAKAVYTE